A single region of the Leptothrix cholodnii SP-6 genome encodes:
- a CDS encoding DUF935 domain-containing protein yields the protein MASKILDQYGKPIDLAAIREPQTEREASATGGAARVGWLHREFDAHPGRALTPARLNAILTQAEQGDITAQLELADDMEERDGQIFSELAKRKTAVTTLEWDVEPPDDASSAEQAMADQVRDWIKQIPNFEEDVLLELMDAVLKGYKPIEMWWELDQGTRQPRFAPRPQRWLCIGEDRNSLRLRDGASQYGVPLQPYGWLLHVHKSRNGYLARGSLARVLAWPFLFKHYAVRDLAEFLEIYGLPMRLGKYPAGASDDEKRKLLQAVVSIGHNAGGVIPASMAIDFQNAAQGNEAPFKTMWDGMDAVQSKIILGQTLTSSEGKSGSQALGNVHNEVRLDILRSDAKRVAATLTSQLIAPLVLFNISGADPRRLPRFCIDVPDPEDLALYAEALPKLAAAGMRIGVSDLHRRLRIEEADDGEEVLKGPPAPTMPGAPPAIGAPGAIDPEAEDSADDEDPAMPPGVKPPVAKRTRAKKAPPAAAAVKQVALAGTTPPAPAPRDALDDLVDSALSDWQPVMAALVEPLMAEIDKALASGESLQAFRDRLPKIAKQMDDAPLAERVARATFVARLAGEADLDLSGDELV from the coding sequence GTGGCATCGAAGATCCTGGACCAATACGGCAAGCCGATCGACCTGGCCGCCATCCGCGAGCCACAGACCGAGCGCGAAGCATCCGCCACCGGCGGCGCCGCTCGCGTGGGCTGGCTGCACCGCGAGTTCGATGCGCACCCGGGCCGCGCGCTCACGCCGGCACGGCTCAACGCCATCCTGACGCAGGCCGAGCAAGGCGACATCACTGCGCAGCTCGAGCTGGCCGACGACATGGAAGAGCGCGACGGACAGATCTTCTCGGAGCTCGCCAAGCGCAAGACCGCCGTGACCACGCTCGAATGGGACGTGGAGCCGCCCGACGACGCCAGCTCGGCCGAGCAGGCAATGGCCGACCAGGTGCGCGACTGGATCAAGCAGATCCCGAACTTCGAAGAAGACGTGCTGCTTGAGCTGATGGACGCGGTGCTCAAGGGCTACAAGCCGATCGAGATGTGGTGGGAGCTCGACCAGGGCACGCGCCAGCCGCGCTTCGCGCCGCGCCCGCAGCGCTGGCTGTGCATCGGCGAAGACCGCAACAGCCTGCGCCTGCGCGACGGCGCCAGCCAGTACGGCGTGCCGCTGCAGCCCTACGGCTGGCTGCTGCACGTGCACAAGAGCCGCAACGGCTACCTGGCGCGCGGCAGCCTGGCGCGGGTGCTGGCCTGGCCGTTCCTGTTCAAGCACTACGCGGTGCGCGACCTGGCCGAGTTCCTCGAGATCTACGGCCTGCCGATGCGCCTGGGCAAGTACCCGGCCGGGGCGTCGGACGACGAGAAGCGCAAGCTGCTGCAGGCGGTGGTCAGCATCGGCCACAACGCCGGCGGCGTGATCCCGGCCTCGATGGCGATCGACTTCCAGAACGCGGCGCAGGGCAACGAGGCGCCGTTCAAGACGATGTGGGATGGCATGGACGCCGTGCAGAGCAAGATCATCTTGGGCCAGACGCTCACCAGCAGCGAGGGCAAGAGCGGCAGCCAGGCGCTGGGCAACGTGCACAACGAGGTGCGGCTGGACATCCTGCGCAGCGACGCCAAACGCGTGGCCGCCACGCTGACCAGCCAGCTGATCGCGCCGCTGGTGCTCTTCAACATCTCGGGCGCTGACCCGCGCCGGCTGCCGCGCTTCTGCATCGACGTGCCCGATCCCGAAGACCTGGCGCTCTATGCCGAGGCGCTGCCCAAGCTGGCCGCGGCGGGCATGCGCATCGGGGTGAGCGATCTGCACCGGCGCTTGCGGATCGAAGAGGCCGATGATGGCGAGGAGGTGCTGAAGGGGCCGCCGGCGCCGACGATGCCCGGCGCGCCGCCTGCGATCGGTGCGCCAGGTGCGATCGACCCCGAGGCCGAAGACTCGGCAGACGACGAAGACCCCGCCATGCCACCTGGTGTGAAGCCGCCCGTTGCGAAGCGCACCCGCGCCAAGAAGGCCCCGCCCGCCGCGGCCGCCGTCAAGCAGGTGGCGCTGGCCGGCACCACGCCACCCGCGCCGGCGCCGCGTGATGCGCTCGACGACCTGGTCGACTCCGCGCTGAGTGATTGGCAGCCGGTGATGGCCGCGCTGGTCGAGCCCTTGATGGCCGAAATCGACAAGGCCCTTGCATCAGGCGAAAGCCTGCAGGCCTTCCGCGACCGCCTGCCCAAGATCGCCAAGCAGATGGATGACGCGCCGCTGGCCGAGCGCGTGGCGCGCGCCACGTTCGTGGCCAGGCTGGCGGGCGAGGCGGATCTCGACCTCAGCGGCGACGAGCTCGTCTGA
- a CDS encoding phage protease, which yields MPSRKPRSTYIALLAAALSLGAQAEVQLLPAGEFAARDGRPGNGKAWTLSDAQGAKLAADLTAASAKSAFVFDVDHQTLRAEVNGQPAPAAGWATQFEWRAGIGLFATDVRWTEQAQGWIEGGAYRYVSPVITFDPAGRITGVLMAAITNYPALMGMEPIGRDLAAHLSSQFHTPTQSPETEVTLLAALIAAFGLKADANETEALNAVTALKAEAGALKDKAGQPTALSGALVTALGLKPGADEAAALQAVTTLKGGDAAALSAITALQAQVAALSAQSTGNQVEALVAQGLTDGRLLPALKDWATQLGKKDLTALQGFLSTAPKLLPGAGGQTNGVEPGADGVVALNAETKKVLTLMGITEEAWLKQYGKKA from the coding sequence ATGCCTTCCAGAAAGCCCCGTTCCACCTACATCGCACTGCTTGCCGCGGCCCTGAGCCTGGGCGCGCAGGCCGAGGTGCAACTGCTGCCCGCGGGCGAGTTCGCCGCCCGCGACGGCCGGCCTGGCAACGGCAAGGCCTGGACGCTGAGCGATGCCCAGGGCGCCAAGCTGGCGGCCGACCTGACCGCCGCATCTGCCAAGAGCGCCTTCGTCTTCGACGTCGATCACCAGACCCTCCGCGCCGAGGTCAACGGCCAGCCGGCACCCGCCGCTGGCTGGGCCACGCAGTTCGAGTGGCGCGCCGGCATCGGCCTGTTTGCCACCGACGTGCGCTGGACCGAGCAGGCCCAGGGCTGGATCGAGGGCGGTGCCTACCGCTACGTCAGCCCGGTGATCACGTTCGACCCGGCCGGCCGCATCACCGGCGTGCTGATGGCCGCCATCACCAACTACCCCGCCTTGATGGGCATGGAGCCGATCGGCCGCGATCTGGCTGCGCACCTGTCTTCCCAGTTCCACACCCCTACGCAATCACCGGAGACCGAAGTGACTCTTCTCGCTGCACTCATCGCCGCCTTCGGCCTCAAGGCCGACGCCAACGAAACCGAGGCGCTCAACGCCGTTACCGCGCTCAAGGCCGAGGCCGGCGCGCTCAAGGACAAGGCGGGCCAGCCCACCGCACTCAGCGGTGCGCTCGTCACGGCACTGGGCCTGAAGCCCGGCGCCGACGAAGCCGCCGCACTGCAAGCCGTCACCACGCTCAAGGGTGGCGACGCCGCCGCCCTGTCGGCCATCACCGCCCTGCAAGCCCAGGTGGCCGCGCTCAGCGCGCAGTCGACCGGCAACCAGGTCGAGGCGCTGGTGGCTCAAGGCCTCACCGACGGCCGGCTGCTGCCGGCCCTGAAGGACTGGGCCACCCAGCTGGGCAAGAAGGATCTGACGGCGCTGCAAGGCTTCCTTTCCACCGCGCCGAAGCTGCTGCCCGGTGCCGGCGGGCAGACCAACGGCGTGGAGCCCGGCGCCGATGGCGTGGTGGCGCTCAACGCCGAAACCAAGAAGGTGCTGACGCTGATGGGCATCACCGAAGAGGCCTGGCTGAAGCAGTACGGCAAGAAGGCCTGA
- a CDS encoding DUF3486 family protein yields the protein MPPVGKIAQLPEEIRAWLHATLVKRSFGDIHGVTDQLQAMLQEAGIAMYIGKSAVGAESLKIKRAQESIKASTEAAKLIAESSRDDGDARGEALMALISSDMFDCLMKAREAESEEDPIARLGMMGEAAKAATRLTEASVKQRRWRREVETKAKEAADAVAKIAKTGGLQAAQVKEIREQILGITKRVTA from the coding sequence ATGCCCCCCGTCGGCAAGATCGCCCAGCTGCCCGAAGAGATCCGCGCCTGGCTGCACGCCACGCTGGTGAAGCGCTCGTTTGGCGACATCCACGGCGTGACCGACCAGCTGCAGGCGATGCTGCAGGAAGCCGGCATTGCGATGTACATCGGCAAGAGCGCCGTGGGTGCCGAGTCGCTCAAGATCAAGCGGGCCCAGGAGAGCATCAAGGCGTCGACCGAGGCGGCCAAGCTGATCGCCGAGAGCAGCCGCGACGATGGCGACGCACGCGGCGAGGCGCTGATGGCCCTGATCAGCAGCGACATGTTCGACTGCCTGATGAAGGCCCGCGAAGCCGAGAGCGAAGAAGACCCGATCGCCCGGCTCGGGATGATGGGCGAAGCCGCCAAGGCCGCCACCCGCCTGACCGAAGCCAGCGTGAAGCAACGCCGCTGGCGCCGTGAGGTCGAGACCAAGGCCAAGGAGGCCGCCGACGCGGTGGCCAAGATCGCCAAGACCGGCGGGCTGCAGGCCGCGCAGGTGAAGGAGATCCGGGAGCAGATCCTGGGGATCACGAAGAGGGTGACGGCGTGA
- a CDS encoding phage virion morphogenesis protein has product MSTERLISITVSGAELQAALDAAVQALAQPRELLDSVGAVLQANINIRFDTKTDPSGQRWAPISALTPQFYALTHNSKGQPRKPTKEGWASLRAGEQDATMPGTLLIRTGQLRNSLTRNSGDDFVDIGFNRATPGGKWQVAMLHEFGTQTQGGKQKMPRRGLLTADPQTGRLGGEDTADVLAEVDRFLTTLF; this is encoded by the coding sequence ATGAGCACAGAGCGCCTCATCAGCATCACGGTCAGCGGCGCCGAGCTGCAGGCCGCGCTCGATGCCGCGGTGCAGGCGCTGGCCCAGCCGCGCGAGCTGCTCGACAGCGTGGGCGCGGTGCTGCAGGCCAACATCAACATCCGCTTCGACACCAAGACCGACCCCAGCGGCCAGCGCTGGGCGCCGATCAGCGCGCTGACGCCGCAGTTCTATGCCCTCACCCACAACAGCAAGGGCCAGCCGCGCAAGCCGACCAAGGAGGGCTGGGCCTCGCTGCGTGCCGGCGAGCAGGACGCCACGATGCCCGGCACCTTGCTGATCCGCACCGGCCAGCTGCGCAACAGCCTCACCCGAAACTCCGGTGACGACTTCGTGGACATCGGCTTCAACCGCGCCACGCCGGGCGGCAAGTGGCAGGTGGCCATGCTCCACGAGTTCGGCACCCAGACCCAAGGCGGGAAGCAGAAGATGCCACGCCGCGGGCTGCTGACCGCTGACCCCCAGACCGGGCGCCTGGGCGGCGAGGACACGGCCGATGTGCTGGCCGAGGTGGATCGCTTCCTGACCACGTTGTTCTGA
- a CDS encoding phage minor head protein, with the protein MPTPIPTDFTLGAVAPEEAMAAFQARGLLETTFSWQDLWHVEHTRAFTISRLAETDLLDFVRAELDKAIEAGTDFRDWADTIQQRFEAAGWWGKRQVVDTATGEKVSTTFDPKRLQLIFEVNTRQSYAAGRWAGIERSKARLPFVIYRTMRDEQVRNSHRPWDGLALPVDDPWWDTHYPPCGWRCRCHAYAIDQRGLDKLRAAGLPVKTEAPPTEWVEFTNKRTGEVSKVPRGVDPGFGYNPRAPRPVLRG; encoded by the coding sequence ATGCCGACGCCCATCCCCACCGACTTCACCCTCGGCGCCGTTGCGCCCGAGGAAGCAATGGCCGCATTCCAGGCTCGTGGCCTGCTGGAGACCACCTTCAGCTGGCAGGACTTGTGGCACGTGGAGCACACCCGCGCTTTCACGATCAGCCGCCTGGCTGAAACCGACCTGCTCGACTTCGTGCGTGCCGAGCTCGACAAGGCGATCGAGGCCGGCACCGATTTTCGGGACTGGGCGGACACGATCCAGCAGCGCTTCGAGGCGGCGGGATGGTGGGGCAAGCGCCAGGTGGTCGACACCGCCACCGGCGAGAAGGTCAGCACCACCTTCGATCCCAAGCGCCTGCAGCTGATCTTCGAGGTCAACACGCGGCAGAGCTACGCGGCCGGGCGCTGGGCCGGCATCGAGCGCAGCAAGGCGCGCCTGCCCTTCGTGATCTACCGGACCATGCGCGACGAGCAGGTGCGCAACTCGCACCGGCCGTGGGATGGCCTGGCGCTGCCCGTGGATGACCCGTGGTGGGACACGCATTACCCACCGTGCGGGTGGCGCTGCCGATGCCACGCCTACGCCATCGACCAGCGTGGCCTCGACAAGCTGCGCGCCGCCGGGCTGCCCGTCAAGACCGAGGCGCCGCCCACCGAGTGGGTCGAGTTCACCAACAAGCGCACCGGCGAGGTCAGCAAGGTGCCGCGCGGCGTGGATCCCGGCTTCGGCTACAACCCGCGCGCGCCGCGGCCGGTGCTGCGGGGCTGA
- a CDS encoding gp436 family protein translates to MPYATQQDMIDRFGSPRLQQLTDIEEPLLGAIRPAVIAAKLADADAEIDGYLIGRYELPLAAWPAILKVHACSICWYRLLGSSADEPARRDYEDALAYLVKVARGDVVVVAPSAAPPVSGAGAVLFDAGSKVFGRES, encoded by the coding sequence ATGCCCTACGCCACGCAGCAGGACATGATCGACCGCTTCGGGTCGCCGCGCCTGCAGCAGCTCACCGACATCGAGGAGCCGCTGCTCGGCGCGATCCGGCCGGCGGTGATCGCCGCCAAGCTGGCCGACGCCGATGCCGAGATCGACGGCTACCTGATCGGCCGCTACGAGCTGCCGCTGGCGGCCTGGCCGGCGATCCTGAAGGTGCATGCCTGCTCGATCTGCTGGTATCGCCTGCTCGGCAGCTCGGCAGACGAACCGGCCCGTCGCGACTACGAAGACGCACTGGCCTACCTGGTCAAGGTGGCGCGCGGCGACGTGGTGGTGGTGGCGCCTTCGGCCGCGCCGCCGGTCAGCGGTGCCGGTGCGGTGCTGTTCGATGCGGGCAGCAAGGTGTTCGGGCGCGAGTCATGA
- a CDS encoding DUF1799 domain-containing protein: MLAGPPRPTAAARSDYDAALAAFGTTDPDAADFTGRATQANQDTTELWPEHQPAYTLFDAMQTQWRTASGGVIGLDYGPLAWVCSRVGISPADEAQAFADLRVMEDEALVWFAEQAEQHRSK, encoded by the coding sequence GTGCTCGCCGGGCCACCGCGCCCCACCGCTGCCGCGCGCAGCGACTACGACGCCGCGCTGGCCGCCTTCGGCACCACCGACCCGGATGCGGCCGATTTCACTGGCCGCGCCACGCAGGCCAACCAGGACACCACTGAGCTATGGCCCGAGCACCAACCCGCCTACACGCTGTTCGACGCGATGCAGACCCAGTGGCGCACCGCCAGTGGCGGTGTGATCGGGCTGGACTACGGGCCGCTGGCCTGGGTGTGCTCGCGGGTGGGCATCTCGCCGGCCGACGAGGCGCAGGCGTTTGCCGATCTGCGGGTGATGGAGGACGAGGCGCTGGTGTGGTTTGCCGAGCAGGCCGAGCAGCACCGATCCAAGTGA
- a CDS encoding Mu-like prophage major head subunit gpT family protein: MILNAATLALLAQTVDMRFQAGLARAVTAWDAVAMTVPSASAENIYPYLKDVGAIREWVGDRVIQNLAKGEFSIKNKSYEQTQGVPRTAVDDDAYGVYGPMFENMGLNVASFPADQIFPTLKAGFTTLGPDGQYFFDTDHPVGSGVVSNHMGGAGEAWYIIDASKVYKPVIWQPRKAFNMVKLFSETDPNVFFKSEYVWGVDGRAGVGYSPFWQLAFASKQTLDATNITATLTAMASQRGESGKPLKITPTHLVCSPTLAETARAIFGKELISNGESNVLKGRLQVIEAPELL, from the coding sequence ATGATCCTCAACGCCGCCACCCTTGCCCTGCTCGCGCAGACCGTCGACATGCGTTTCCAGGCGGGCCTGGCCCGCGCCGTGACCGCGTGGGACGCCGTCGCGATGACCGTCCCGAGCGCCTCGGCCGAGAACATCTACCCGTACCTGAAGGACGTGGGCGCCATCCGCGAGTGGGTGGGCGATCGCGTGATCCAGAACCTGGCCAAGGGCGAGTTCTCGATCAAGAACAAGTCCTACGAGCAGACCCAGGGCGTGCCCCGCACCGCGGTGGATGACGATGCCTACGGTGTCTACGGCCCGATGTTCGAGAACATGGGCCTGAACGTGGCTTCGTTCCCGGCCGACCAGATTTTCCCGACCCTCAAGGCCGGCTTCACCACGCTGGGCCCCGATGGCCAGTACTTCTTCGACACCGACCACCCTGTGGGCTCGGGCGTGGTGAGCAACCACATGGGTGGCGCGGGCGAGGCCTGGTACATCATCGACGCGAGCAAGGTCTACAAGCCGGTGATCTGGCAGCCGCGCAAGGCGTTCAACATGGTCAAGCTCTTCAGCGAGACCGACCCGAACGTGTTCTTCAAGAGCGAGTACGTCTGGGGCGTCGACGGCCGCGCGGGCGTGGGCTACAGCCCGTTCTGGCAGCTCGCGTTCGCCAGCAAGCAGACGCTCGACGCCACCAACATCACCGCAACGCTGACCGCGATGGCCAGCCAGCGCGGCGAGAGTGGCAAGCCGCTCAAGATCACCCCGACCCACCTGGTGTGCAGCCCGACCCTGGCCGAGACCGCCCGCGCGATCTTCGGCAAGGAGCTGATCAGCAACGGCGAGAGCAACGTGCTCAAGGGCCGTCTGCAGGTGATCGAGGCGCCCGAACTGCTGTAA
- a CDS encoding phage tail assembly chaperone encodes MIKLKPNPTFKHTVALTVAGSAEGAKVEFTFRHKGVAALDAWVKKPGLMARDGVTLSSVQYLDEVIEAWSGPINDDGTDALYSPEALQRLLDAYPPSAQEIYDGYRAALETSRAKN; translated from the coding sequence ATGATCAAGCTCAAACCGAACCCCACGTTCAAGCACACCGTCGCGCTCACGGTGGCCGGCAGTGCCGAAGGCGCCAAGGTCGAGTTCACCTTCCGGCACAAGGGCGTTGCGGCGCTCGATGCCTGGGTGAAGAAGCCCGGCCTGATGGCCCGGGACGGCGTCACGCTCAGCAGCGTGCAGTACCTCGACGAGGTGATCGAGGCCTGGTCTGGCCCGATCAACGACGACGGCACCGACGCGCTGTACTCGCCCGAGGCGCTGCAGAGGCTGCTCGATGCCTACCCGCCGTCGGCGCAAGAGATCTACGACGGCTACCGCGCTGCGCTGGAAACGAGCCGCGCAAAAAACTGA